The region AAGTTGTTGTATCTTGAATAGTTTCAGGAAATCGATTTTTCCGAGCATGTGTAAGTGCACGTTCAATTAAATCAGCAGCTACTTTATATGTTGCCCACTTATCTACCAACTCTTGTAATTCACTTTTTAAATTCGCATATTCTTGCAATAGAACAGAATAAGCACCGCCTTTTTCTAATTCCTTCATAGCTACTTCTTGTTTGATTTTTTGATTAATCTGTTGCTCTTCATTTTTCTTATACTGTTGAATCATATGTTTAGTTTTTTCAATTTGTTCTAATAAGTCTGTCTGGTCACGGTACTGCTCTAATAAATCAATATCAGCTGATACTTGCTGTTTGAGCAACGCTAACCGATCTTTTTTCTGCTTCCATTGATCAAATAAAACAAATTTTTTCCGGAAGTCTTGTTCATCTTTCGCTTTTACTACCTGAAACAATGACAACCGCTGTTGTTCAAATTCTCTTTGTTGATAAACGTATTTTTTTATCTGTTTTTGTCGTTCTTCTTCTTTTTCATGTACTGCCAAAAGCTTTTGCTCTTCTGCTACAGCTTCTTGGTAAAATTGGATAATGCCCGCTATGACAGCTGGGATATGATTCCAATCAACAAAAATGACAGACTCTAGAAACCGAGCACGTTCTTTCCATTGAGCAAGTTTTTCTGTTAACTGATTGTGTGTTTCTTCATTTTTTTCAATAGACTGCTTCTGTTCTCGCACTAATTCAAAAGGGTCTGGTTGTGCAACTAAGTCACTGATAGAGAAATTTTCTGGATAATGATTAGCTTCAATGATTTGTTTTACATTTTTTTCGAACTCTGATTTTTGCTGAACATTTTTTTCTAATGCTTCATTTATTTGTTTTAATTCCATCATTACATGATCGAATTCTGCTAAAACACCACGCCATTGTTTTCGAAGTTCCTTTTGCTTGATGTATTCTTCATAGGTATAACCTGATTGTGTTTCTGTAGAAACAGCCTGGTTTTTCTTGAATCCCCATAAAACACTCAAAACGATCATAAGTATCCCTATTATAGACAACCCGATTCCTGAAATCCCGTTCATAAATGATCCTATAATTCCTATAATCAGACCAATCGATCCACTAAAAAGAGCTGGGTTAATTTGCTTTTTGCTAGGTCGCTTATTTAATTTATTTTCCTGTCCTTGATACAAATCAGAAGCTCGTTTATTTTTATAATAGCTTTCAGTTTCTTGAAAATGTTGATTTTCCCATAAGTGCGGCTCTATTTTATCTAGTTGTTGGGTTAAGGAGTTCTCTTGGAAAGTTAAAAAGGCGCTTTTTTCTTCAATCATTTGGTTGTCTTGCGCTGTTTTTGACATCACCTGATAAAGCTGATGGTAATTCTTTTTTTGCTCTTCTGTTTGAGGCAACGGGAGAGTTTGTCCTACATTCAGTCCTAATTGTAACTTGCTTCGTACAAACTGATTCGTTTCTGTTTGGATTTCCCGCTCAATAAACTCTTTTTCTTGCAGCGTTTCTTTGACCGTATCCATTGCAGCCATCAAGTCCTGTATGTCTTCTTTGTATGCTAAATATACCTGTTGTGACTGCTTTAACTTATTTTTTTCCATTATTTGCTTAGAACGTTCTTTTTCTTGCACTATTTCCATTCTGATGTGTTCAATAGACTGATTTAGATGATTCAATTGGTACAATCCGTCTTCAGGCAAACTAACTAAATCCATTTTTTTTATTTCTTGTTGGAGGGATAGCATTTCAGAAAAAAGTTGCCAATTTGCTGCTAAATGACTAAGTTGTTCTAGCTGTTTTTCTGCTTTATCTCGTGAACCCCTAACAGCTGCAATTTCTTGTTCGTATTTTTCTTTTCGAGTATAAAGGGTTGTGTACTCATCATTTTTCGCTTTTGCTGTTCGAACTTGCTGCCTTTTTTCTTCAACTTCTCTCATTTTTTGATTGATTTCAGGAACTCTTCCAGTTTGTTTATATAATTTTCCTGCATCTGCTTGAAATTTATCAGCTACTTTTAAAAGCTGTTCATTCCCAAGCGTACCGACACTTAAAAAATAGCGGTTAAGTTTGGAGCGATTCATCTGTTGTATTCTTTGAAGTCCAAAAAGATTAAATGAAAATAAGGCTTGGTAAGTTGCTTTATCTACTCCG is a window of Carnobacterium mobile DSM 4848 DNA encoding:
- a CDS encoding ATP-binding protein, which encodes MKIKTIEVYGFGKWVNQTFESVDQLQIFYGANEAGKTTLMAFIHSILFGFPTKQSSELRYEPRSSVQYGGRLTVCDTVYGEATIERIKGKGNGEVTVTLANGETGSDALLEKIVYGVDKATYQALFSFNLFGLQRIQQMNRSKLNRYFLSVGTLGNEQLLKVADKFQADAGKLYKQTGRVPEINQKMREVEEKRQQVRTAKAKNDEYTTLYTRKEKYEQEIAAVRGSRDKAEKQLEQLSHLAANWQLFSEMLSLQQEIKKMDLVSLPEDGLYQLNHLNQSIEHIRMEIVQEKERSKQIMEKNKLKQSQQVYLAYKEDIQDLMAAMDTVKETLQEKEFIEREIQTETNQFVRSKLQLGLNVGQTLPLPQTEEQKKNYHQLYQVMSKTAQDNQMIEEKSAFLTFQENSLTQQLDKIEPHLWENQHFQETESYYKNKRASDLYQGQENKLNKRPSKKQINPALFSGSIGLIIGIIGSFMNGISGIGLSIIGILMIVLSVLWGFKKNQAVSTETQSGYTYEEYIKQKELRKQWRGVLAEFDHVMMELKQINEALEKNVQQKSEFEKNVKQIIEANHYPENFSISDLVAQPDPFELVREQKQSIEKNEETHNQLTEKLAQWKERARFLESVIFVDWNHIPAVIAGIIQFYQEAVAEEQKLLAVHEKEEERQKQIKKYVYQQREFEQQRLSLFQVVKAKDEQDFRKKFVLFDQWKQKKDRLALLKQQVSADIDLLEQYRDQTDLLEQIEKTKHMIQQYKKNEEQQINQKIKQEVAMKELEKGGAYSVLLQEYANLKSELQELVDKWATYKVAADLIERALTHARKNRFPETIQDTTTFFKMLTKNNYQNVFIKENRIEVKRQDGVIFDAAELSQGTAEQLYVALRFAFVKNASDIVCLPLMIDDGFVNFDQSRKTQMLELMKQVSETTQVLYFTFDEQMLSKFRKEQIEMLY